The following is a genomic window from Xyrauchen texanus isolate HMW12.3.18 chromosome 6, RBS_HiC_50CHRs, whole genome shotgun sequence.
ttgcaCATGATGGTATTGCATTCCATTGAGAACTAATCAGTATTTGTATTTCTATAATGCTATATTTACCTAGCAAGCACCTGACCAATGGCAATTACAATACACTATAAAGTCATGTCTCATTCACTATCCGATTAGATATATGGATCCCTCCTAAATATCTTTTAACTCAGTATCTTGCTATGAATACATATAGCTGCTACTAGAAACAAACAACATGTCTATTTAGACCTTTAGGGTCATTTATTCTGTTAGTCTGTGTAGCTGCTAGCTCTTTAAATCATAAAGTGATATGCTACTTCCCTATTTCAACCACAAAGTGTAACTAATGGCACTATTCCGTGGGAAAAGGAAGTTAACACAGTTAAGAGAACTCTAAAATGAACACATGGATGCTGGTTAAGACAAGATGAAATAGCTGCACAATGCTAATCATCACCAAGTTGGCACTTAACTAGTACTGATTGATGTTTATTCACAGTAAGACATACTGTAAAAGCTAAATATAGTTAAGACACAGCACAAAGTTATACTATGAAGCTAGAGTTGGACTTAAGGCAAAGTTGAGTAGAAGTAATTAAATAAGATATGTAAGATAGAGCAGGGTCCACTACAATATATTGCAGGACTTTTTATCCTTGAAGGGGTTTTCTGAGGCAGGGATACCCATGAGAAGGGGGTCGAATTTGGCATGTTCACCACAGTAGCGCATGAGATCTGCTGAGGCCTTGGACACCTGGATAAGAGAATTGAATATGtgagaaaattattatataaaaaaatccaatGTCCAGTTGCATCACAGTAATAATCAttggggggaggagggggggggaggggggtgtttAACTGTCATTAAAAACACTCTTAATGGTTATAAAAATAGACTTCATTATGTGCAAAATATCTAATTTTAGGGTTTAACGTTTGACCGAAAcgttgctgttgtttttaatgaataaaaggtaatagtatgagtgtgtgtggatCTATCTCTTATATacagcttgatctcatgaaatttacatgaacaagacaacatttttggcattcaaaacaatttttttaacagcttttatGACTTTGTAATGTCACGTATCAGCTGGAGTTCATGGCTAGACTTAAACCGCAGTCCTCCAGACTCTAAGTCCAACAccctatcagttgagctaccacacaagcTATCagtgttggaataagtgtatatgtaacgagtttgtaataaaagcattaaaatgtattgtttttcaaaagatgtgtttgagagtgtggatatcataaaatagcagggtctgagtaacagaaagaaaaaaaaattatttataaagtcacaatcagccatttaagtcatgatttgagtgaaagtaaataaaacacacagttattgtagtgcctctagtgttcatttcacctggaaactgcagggaattgtgcCTGGAGACACgtttaacaagttttgcaaaaatatatatagagtCACGTTTTTATTAAGAGACCAGGTTATATTTCAGTGCTTTATGCTTTGATCCAGCACCTGTTGAATAAATGCTGGATGTGCGTGCAGTTTTTCTATTTAAGGTGAAATGTACGGGCAGAATCATACTTCATGCAAGTATGCAAATGCAAGCACTTTGCCGACACGGGGTCTGGTTGAACATATTGACGTGCCTTCTTGCATTACTGCGGAAATAACAAACCTCGATACTTAAGAGTGCGATAGAGTTACCATTAAAGTCTGATCTATTAACTTGTAACTTGccctaaatatattgactttacttTACTTGctccgtatatatatatatatatacatacatacactcacctaaaggattattaggaacaccatactaatactgtgtttgaccccctttcgccttcagaactgccttaattctacgtggcattgattcaacaaggtgctgaaagcattctttagaaatgttggcccatattgataggatagcatcttgcagttgatggagatttgtgggatgcgcATCCAGGGCactgaagctcctgttccaccacatcccaaagatgctctattgggttgagatctggtgactgtgggggccattttagtacagtgaactcattgtcatgttcaagaaaccaatttgaaatgatttgagctttgtgacatggtgcattatcctgctggaagtagccatcagaggatgggtacatggtggccataaagggatggacatggtcagaaacaatgctcaggtaggctgtggcatttaaacgatgcccaattggcactaaggggcctaaagtgtgccaagaaaacatcccccacaccattacaccaccaccaccagcatgcacagtggtaacaaggcatgatggatccatgttctcattctgtttacgccaaattctgactctaccatctgaatgtctcaacagaaatcgagactcatcagaccaggcaacatttttctagtcttcaactgtccaattatggtgagctcttgcaaattgtagcctatttttcctatttgtagtggagatgagtggtacccggtggggtcttctgctgttgtagcccatcagcctcaaggttgtgagtgttgtggcttcacaaatgctttgctgcatacctcggttgtaacaagtggttatttcaggcaaagttgctcttctatcagcttgaatcagtcggcccattctcctcctcctttcgcccacaggactgccgcatactggatgtttttcccttttcacaccattctttgtaaaccctagaaatggttgtgcgtgaaaatcccagtaactgagcagattgtgaaatactcagaccggcccgtctggcaccaacaaccatgccacgctcaaaattgcttaaatcacctttctttcccattctgacattcagtttggagttcaggagattgtcttgaccaggaccacacccctaaatgcattgaagcaactgccatgtgattggttgattagataattgcattaatgagaaattgaacaggtgttcctaataatcctttaggtgtgtgtgtgtgtgatatatatatatatatatatatatatatatatatatatatatatatcagtgggtcTGACAAATTTTGGAtcacaacaacacacaaaaagggcagtggtggctcagcgattaaggctctgggttactgaccagaaggtcaggggttcaagccccaacaccactgttgggcccttgagcaaggcccttgaacctatctgctccaggggcgccgtatcatggctgaccctgcactctaaccccagcttagctgggatatgtgaaaaataaataatttcaccatgtatatgcagaaatgtatgtataatgtgtgacaattgatcaatttattttatttatttaaaaacgatTTTGCACAGCTAGATGCATCTGCGTTCATATACTTGCGGAGTATGTTTCAGCCTTTACCCGACCATGTTTACGTAAGATTCAATCGCTTACATTGGGCGTTACACTTTCTTTGGTTTTATTCATTGACATTCATAAATTAGGAAAAACAGGATGGCTTTACCTTTATCCTCTCAATACTGGCCTCAACTCTCAGTTGTTGAACCATCCTCTTAGCATGTACTAGGTTGTTTGAGCCCGCCATTTTAGATGACATTTTTTAAACCATATAActgcaacaaaaaaacaatttgtttACAAAATCTACAGATTTCATATGTAAAATACCCTCATAACACTGCAGAAGAGTTGGTAACATTTGATGCCTTTTTCCAAGCATAAAGAACAGAAGATCTTAAcaaaagaggggaagctcatgaCAACACTACATTGACAAATTCTTCATTCTACAACTTTTTAAATAGCATCACTCATCTAGTACAAAACTAAATGTAGGCACACAAAACAATTTCACAATGAAAAGGttttaagtagggctgtcaatttaacatgttaattctatgcgattaattttattaagttaaagttaaaaaaaatgtaagcaattaaATCACAATGGCCCCAGATTGAAATGAGgcagattcctgagaaatgcaatctTGTAGTACCACATGTTTACTCCAAAGGGCTGTaactgaaatttcagctgtgtggcaacacagtttatacagtgaataaaacaaccagacagcacaaaacagacattcgttatgttcttgcattaaaaacacttgatggagcgcaaatccgaactaaggaatctcaagatgtgttctaagtattaaactatatttaacttgacacagtgacctaaaaattttatgtttatgatgccaCGCACCaggagatgctacacaagcatctgtctgatgcttgttgaaactgacgggtccttaaacaagccctcataataaatctcaaactgattgacaaattgacttgtgtaatggattgctgtgaactgtgtgccaatgattggattatgatcaataatatggtagtaaacaatacattgtattctaaagccgctttttgtattgtcttattaatgagtaactcttctgccacaagaatgtaatgcattttaattatctgaatatatatatatatatatatatatatatacacacacacacacacacacacacacacacacacacatacatcatatACAGTGagggggaaaaaagtatttgattcccttttgattttgtacgtttgcccactaaCAAAGAAATGAtctgtctataattttaatggtaggttaatttgaacagtgagagacagaataacaacaaaagaatccagaaaaatgtcaaaaatgttataaattgaattgcattttaatgagcaaaataagtattcaaccccctctcaatcagaaatttctggctcccaggtgtcttttatacaggtaacgagctgagattccTAATCTCaatttgttacctgtataaaagacatctgttcacagaagcaatcaatcaatcagattccaaactctccaccatggccaagaccaaagagctgtccaaggatgtcagggacaagattgtagatctacacaaggctggaatgggctacaagaccatcaccaagcagcttggtgagaaggtgacaacattTGGTGTGATTATtcacaaatggaagaaacacaaaagaactgtcaatctccctcggtctggggctatatgcaagatctcaccacgtggagttgcaatgatcatgagaacggtgaggaatcagcccaaaactacacgggaggatctggtcaatgatctcaaggcagctggaaccatagtcaccaagaaaacaattggtaacacactacgccacgaaggactgaaatcctgcagtgcccgcaaggtccccctgctcaagaaagcccatgtacaggcccgtctgaagtttgccaatgaacatctgaatgattcagaggagaactgggtgaaagtgttttggtcagatgagaccaaaatcaagctctttggcatcaactcaactcgcagtgtttggaggaggaatgctgcctatgaccccaagaacaaaatcaaacatggaggtgaaaacattatgctttgggggtgtttttctgctaaggggacaggacaacttcaccgcatcaaagggacgatggacggggccatgtactgtcaaatcttgggtgagaacatccttccctcagccagggcattgaaaatgctTAGTGGATGGGTTTTctagcatgacaatgacccaaaacacacagccaaggcaacaaaggagtggctcaagaagaagcacattaaggtcctggagtggccttgccagtctccagaccttaatcccatagaaaatctgtggcgGGAGCTGAAagttcgagttgccaaacgtcagcctcgaaaccttaatgacttggagaagatctgcaaagaagagtgggacaaaatccctcttgagatgtgtgcaaacctggtggccaactataagaaacgtctgacctctgtgattgccaagtactaagtcatgttttgcagaggggtcgaatacttatttccctcattaaaatgcaattcaatttataaatttttgtcatgcgtttttctggatatttttgttgttattctgtctctcactgttcaaattaacctaccattaacattatagactgatcatttctttgtcattgggcaaacatacaatatcagcaggggatcaaatactttttcccctcactttatataattttttaatatttaaagataaccatgtataatgATTGACAGCCCCAGTTTTAAACAATGAATAATCATCTCAATTAGGATAAAGTTTGGCAATCATCACAATAAGAGAACATCtgacttaaaatattaaaatagactGCCCAGAGGGAAATTAGTTTCCAGGTTCCTGTATTTCCTGAACTTACAATAGCTGGAATCTGCATACCAGTAAAGGACAACTAGCCAAAACCATCTACTGTCACTCATGAATAATATAGCAAATGACAAAGCAGCCCATAGATAATGGCAAAAGTTTATTTTCACTGACATCCGTGTAGAGGAGAGAAAAGGAAATATCGCCGAGTTGTTTTAGGTTTCTAGTCCTCTAGACAAAACAATTTTCCAAGTTTAAAAGGAAGTTGCCCTATTTTCTCTCTACTTTACCTTCCTTGAGGAAGTTTGATGGTGGAATTATGTCATGCACTGAAAAAAGTGGGACACTGTAACAGTGCGCTGCACAGagacattttatataattacaaaTTTGAGAATATCATGACCTCAAAGGACAACAGACCACAGGGCTGTGTTTGGGCTTCAAATGTCTGTCCAGTTGAAGTTCAGATATCTCAAAaagctaaaatgtatttaaagcagCTAGTGATCACAACATTAACAATATACTGTGTATTTCTGATACACCGATATATCAATATCAGCCAAAAAACGATCAACTATCAGCACAATCGGACATTCAGCCATTTGTTGAAAAACAGCCGAAGCTCAGGGCTGATAATTTTCTATCAAAAAGGGGATGGACCATACCAGACAGTTAACCTACAACTCGTACAgtgtgtgaaagaaaatgtctCTCGGATGGAATTACTTTGAATAGTGTgacaatgacagcagagttgcaATATGCCCGTTTGCATCGCTAGAAATCCACGAGGTGGAAATACAGTCCTGTTAAAACACAACTAATTTGACAACTAATTGGATTACTCACTCTAGAGCTTGACAGTAAGGAATGATACGGTTGTTAAAGCTAAAGCAGGGGCTGATTTGGCTTAAAAGGGACAAACATCATGTAGCATTCAGTTAATGTGTAaagaatatacagttgaagtcagaagtttacatacactaaggttGAAGTCATTGAAACTAATTTtcgaaccactccacagatttaatatagttttggcaagtcgtttaggacatctactttctgcatgacattttgaaaaatgacaaaagtcatttttccaacaattgtttacagacagattgtttcacttttaattgactatatcacaattccaatgcgtcagaagtttacatacaccaagataactgtgcctttaagcagcttgggaaaTTCCGGAAAATTATGTTAAgctgtagggctgcacaatttggggaaaatgtcatattgcgataattgaggctaatattgcgattatgcaattgcgatataataaacaaatggtatcatgagtcaacttgcttggttatcaaggaaaatgcacaaatagattactggtAACGCTggaatgtgtatttctcaactcaaacataaaaactagcaacaaaaacaattataaatgaacagtgttttcaaattaaaatgatatttttactaaatgaaataataacatctttgcattactgcaaatttgttattttctcaatattacacctaaataaaatagaacaataaataagaacatacaaattttcatgaaattaagattgtccaaacaaacagggacatttaatcaggatgtaacatatactttgtataaaagtgtggttcactcaaaccactaaaacggttgttgttgttgttttgttttttttaatgacaactggtatttccaaatcctctttctaaaaagttctacttatcgctggtatcTCTTGttcagtgtgtggatcattttctgaaatctcacTTTTCTACTTTTCTCTGTGCTGTTTCAGGTGCTGATATAAATTCGTTGTGTTGCCACATGATGTAGCAActttaattttgcacagtacctCTCTCTACTCAGTGTCAGTTATCTTAAAGCCAAAATACCGCCATATAACctgggtttttcctggctcaaaatgaggtggaggtggtaccatactgataaaAATGTTGGCtttgcatacacatacatatatatatatattattgttgttgtaatttttgtgttatttttcacacaagattgattttatcatgatgatctcatgatgataacgttgcgagctgcagacagctgtggtgagagacgagcatctccatgttagagtgcgcatcaggcggcggaactttaaatctctcccgctATCGACTCCTGCTCAGACTGGGTcgcttccgcgactggttgaagcagctctgaccgcacagaaaatgacagttttggagtttgtgctcatttacatggcacgctcccatattattt
Proteins encoded in this region:
- the LOC127645259 gene encoding guanine nucleotide-binding protein G(I)/G(S)/G(O) subunit gamma-12-like — translated: MSSKMAGSNNLVHAKRMVQQLRVEASIERIKVSKASADLMRYCGEHAKFDPLLMGIPASENPFKDKKSCNIL